The proteins below are encoded in one region of Ostrea edulis chromosome 3, xbOstEdul1.1, whole genome shotgun sequence:
- the LOC125673635 gene encoding SH3 and multiple ankyrin repeat domains protein 2-like isoform X3 has product MTQKSTPDGTVSTEVNNNIKGHKKHPSSSFLSKFIALPQGLRVKSKGGESEGNLSPRRPVPVKALPSGGFINQPEELVEDLTEANNNVFIHLERCENNSSIPNSPLSQHSRNPSISSFTSSQDGSINSDLNWEGSQSSRRSGRYRKRSSSTPPDIGRQRSSPVDRRIGRLANQYYQAVLNNNSKNVNTGTSTNHNNDWSRQSNSSDTGISVDSDDSFDFGDIEDVDFGSSIIPHQSSTPLDKYHPSTPVTQTGSFSPSGVKTMMHPHYMTLPRNTKFQSDNVPHTVGLVKVDNSLRPMAYPNGTVPHRTAPYEKVMTAGGSLKMKSPGLVVYKPPPGDYIMMGDHSLHTGGAGSVPFKNQGVTDIHDLPNNRLGQPELSNLYKSRGLSSSMPTLLGNATPKEQKKFLKEVKKLEKEEKKRREKEEKRRIKEEKKKEKTLRKQKKYVNRTLPRNWVSGYVEKPIENVYYRRSQLQFSAVPIDFEDGPASHRSDPPPHAPPPPPPQTLQQGPSLKAQAFYNSAPDLLRLEKVYGATIRGQPKEYQDAHSITNGGFTLHRNMPNTHYYSEYAPRSVVLQKGPEGYGFVLRGAKSQTHATGELDFRPTAEFPALQYLDSVDPGSRADRVGLKTGDFILEINGENVVRASHDRVVQLIRHSGDTLALKVVTVKPLEKPDHWLQHHNGTMTLPNRGGPKRQAPQPPQRDPQTSLSVGKAQGKQYAEGMAELERTVQELNSSTEDQLDLALAEYEKQSVHSAVSSDQKTASIRSKHSAKRVSCVELDKIENPDSKAATTKGKGKDYMSPSEIRIQKYHHKKGANLERSSSTPSLVDKKTEAVYATPTVPSTEQNDMGHRRSSSGAAISHIYATPGERPRAPPPPPPAGTSTSSPKRPAPAPPTRPQAEIISISTDRRKSSLTSMTDSVHSVEKPASEYESSFRPGISAQLSTEPKISTLSLQQVKLRSHNRNSSQVSVQSTDSGESKRSEEKLGVTFAEDKVQDQAHLFLQKHPNAQLLVTTNIHAKNKDRKMSEPEPDYDSDENDAKVKSKVTVISVGGGVENSKKYTVKSDIPSGEGGMFIPPPPSEPAPKPPSQKPPSPLPKPAKQDIDIKLSLSTEKKDMEQSITKNVETSSVKSEETALSSSTVKFSEPEPRNIPPAPPAPPPPPPAPPAPPPPGVMAPEEKPKTPPPVFEKKPKNPVQGIPSKAIMDAVAQRKTRIEAEGMKISKGPNKEAPVKDGNDLRNRMLDNTHSAILAAVAKRRAVLEEKDSEHTVADEIENRLQKTKKLQSAKYYFSSESIQKKDTEKTNKVGTKTETNAKEITPTIVKPTTPTSISPITTKPPSPVPSKKTKPPSPVPSKKTKPPSPVPSKKTKPPSPVPPRKISPSIPGAKTLPTATKTAKPTATKATEKTQTAPKPIYISSTKPPSPKLKKAPSPIPVQSRAPETSPDKAKATSHEKSSTVGEGKGVEKDENEDLLAKAEKVRQDWLQKKSSSTSLKSPRDVTRNPSKLNSPRRTTSKAGAKTDNLDTKESSAPKMNGMTLPLNKEENKSTSVQSKPSNSAKGLVQVQSAKSSDKSGITPMKTSKDSEVLLKTKNIRDRIANFEKGKPAVNGKSDSDSKIPVHGVTLDSSITDKSPALPPPPEFGDAVQLEIIPPPSGFNLTDNLESPTYSSAFHHSDSSSVSTLSTLSDDHMDNKTKHSYEDLIAPPPPGFDDNSEDSGVIPPPPDFGESKPAMKSNNKTYNKPFLSKPLSGWQCLDVLDWLDSIQMAQYKKSFQQHCIDGKKLGGLQRNDYIQLGVTQVGHRMSMERAIKKASNIITGTHL; this is encoded by the exons ATGACTCAAAAATCCACGCCTGATGGCACAGTTTCTACTGAAGTGAATAACAATATAAAGGGACACAAGAAGCACCCGTCCAGTTCATTCCTCAGCAAGTTCATAGCTCTCCCGCAGGGTCTGAGGGTGAAGTCTAAAGGAGGAGAAAGTGAGGGAAACCTGAGCCCACGGAGACCGGTACCGGTGAAAGCATTGCCCTCTGGGGGCTTTATTAATCAGCCCGAGGAACTAGTGGAGGATTTAACTGAAGCAAATAATAATGTGTTTATTCATCTGGAACGTTGTGAAAATAATTCCAGCATACCAAATAGCCCATTAAGTCAACATAGCAGAAACCCAAGCATTTCGTCATTTACTAGTTCACAAGATGGCAGTATCAACTCGGACTTGAATTGGGAAGGATCACAGTCCTCACGCCGGTCAGGTAGATACAGGAAGCGCTCCTCATCGACCCCACCAGACATTGGCAGACAAAGGAGTTCACCTGTGGATAGGAGAATCGGTAGACTTGCCAATCAATACTACCAGGCTGTGTTAAACAACAACAGTAAGAATGTAAACACGGGGACTTCTACAAACCACAATAACGACTGGTCCAGGCAGTCTAACAGCAGCGATACAGGTATTTCTGTGGACAGTGACGATTCCTTTGATTTTGGTGACATAGAGGATGTAGATTTTGGTAGTAGTATCATCCCCCACCAAAGCAGCACGCCACTGGATAAATACCATCCATCAACACCTGTCACACAAACAGGCAGCTTTTCGCCTTCAGGGGTCAAAACCATGATGCATCCACATTACATGACATTGCCTAGGAATACTAAGTTTCAATCTGACAACGTCCCACATACAGTCGGTCTAGTCAAGGTGGACAATTCTCTCAGGCCTATGGCCTACCCCAATGGAACTGTCCCCCACAGAACTGCCCCCTACGAAAAAGTGATGACTGCCGGTGGTTCCCTGAAAATGAAGTCCCCCGGCCTGGTGGTGTACAAGCCACCCCCTGGTGATTATATTATGATGGGTGATCATTCTTTGCACACTGGAGGTGCTGGCAGTGTGCCATTTAAAAACCAAGGTGTAACTGATATTCACGACCTACCCAATAATCGACTGGGACAACCAGAGCTGTCTAACCTGTACAAGTCGCGGGGACTTTCGTCCAGTATGCCCACCTTACTGGGGAATGCTACCCCTAAGGAACAGAAAAAGTTCCTAAAGGAAGTAAAGAAGTTGGAAAAAGAGGAAAAGAAGAGGAgagagaaagaagaaaaaaggaGGATTaaggaagaaaagaaaaaggagAAAACTCTAAGAAAGCAGAAGAAATATGTGAACAGGACTTTACCGAGAAACTGGGTATCTGGGTATGTGGAGAAACCTATTGAAAATGTGTATTATAGACGGTCACAGTTGCAGTTCTCGGCAGTTCCTATTGATTTCGAGGATGGACCTGCAAGTCATAGGTCCGATCCGCCGCCCCATGCACCCCCTCCTCCCCCTCCCCAAACTTTACAGCAGGGGCCTAGTCTGAAAGCTCAGGCGTTCTATAACAGTGCTCCAGATCTGCTTCGTTTGGAGAAAGTGTATGGAGCTACCATTAGGGGACAACCAAAGGAATATCAGGATGCTCACAGCATTACAAATGGAGGATTTACTTTACACAGGAATATGCCTAACACACACTACTACAG TGAATATGCACCCAGATCAGTCGTGCTACAGAAGGGTCCGGAGGGTTACGGATTTGTGCTACGAGGAGCTAAAT CCCAGACCCATGCCACTGGGGAGCTGGACTTTCGACCAACAGCGGAATTCCCGGCGCTACAGTATCTGGACAGCGTGGACCCCGGGAGCAGGGCGGACAGGGTCGGACTGAAGACGGGCGATTTCATACTAGAG ATAAATGGAGAGAATGTGGTGCGGGCGTCACATGACCGGGTGGTGCAGCTGATACGTCACTCTGGGGACACCCTGGCCCTGAAGGTGGTAACTGTAAAACCCCTGGAGAAACCAGATCACTGGCTTCAGCACCACAATGGGACCATGACGCTCCCCAACAGGGGCGGACCCAAACGGCAAG cCCCACAACCTCCCCAGAGAGACCCACAGACTTCTCTGTCTGTCGGCAAAGCGCAGGGGAAACAGTACGCAGAGGGCATGGCTGAACTAG AGAGGACTGTGCAGGAACTAAATTCTTCTACCGAGG ACCAGCTAGACTTGGCTTTGGCAGAGTATGAGAAACAGAGTGTGCATTCTGCAGTGTCTTCAGATCAGAAGACGGCATCCATCAGGAGCAAACATTCTGCTAAACGTGTGTCGTGTGTTGAATTGGACAAGATTGAAAATCCAGACTCAAAGGCTGCAACGACTAAAGGCAAGGGTAAGGACTACATGAGTCCGTCTGAAATACGTATCCAAAAGTACCATCACAAAAAAGGAGCCAATCTGGAGCGATCAAGCAGCACTCCTAGTTTAGTGGACAAAAAGACGGAAGCAGTTTATGCAACGCCAACTGTGCCCTCCACTGAACAAAATGACATGGGGCACAGGCGGTCAAGTAGTGGTGCTGCTATCAGTCATATATACGCAACCCCAGGGGAGAGACCAAGggcaccccctccccctcctcctGCTGGGACATCCACTTCTAGTCCTAAAAGACCAGCCCCTGCTCCCCCAACAAGACCTCAGGcagaaatcatatcaatatCCACGGATAGAAGAAAATCTTCTCTCACCAGCATGACCGACAGTGTGCATTCTGTTGAGAAGCCTGCTTCAGAATACGAATCCAGTTTCCGACCTGGAATTTCTGCACAGTTGAGCACCGAACCAAAAATTTCAACTCTTTCACTGCAGCAGGTTAAACTGCGTTCTCACAATAGGAATTCCAGTCAAGTTTCTGTGCAATCTACTGATTCAGGGGAGAGTAAGCGCAGTGAGGAGAAATTGGGAGTCACGTTTGCAGAGGACAAAGTTCAAGACCAGGCCCATTTGTTCCTACAAAAACATCCGAATGCCCAACTGCTGGTAACAACAAATATACATGCCAAGAACAAAGACAGAAAAATGTCGGAACCAGAACCAGATTATGATAGTGATGAAAACGATGCTAAAGTGAAAAGTAAAGTGACAGTTATAAGTGTAGGTGGTGGGGTggaaaattccaaaaaatataCTGTGAAATCAGATATACCATCAGGGGAGGGGGGAATGTTTATACCTCCACCTCCTTCTGAACCAGCACCGAAACCTCCCAGTCAGAAACCGCCCTCACCTCTACCAAAACCAGCAAAACAAGACATTGATATCAAGCTAAGTCTTTCAACAGAGAAGAAAGATATGGAGCAGTCCATTACAAAAAATGTTGAAACTTCTTCAGTGAAATCAGAGGAGACTGCGTTGTCGTCCTCTACGGTGAAATTTTCAGAGCCAGAGCCACGGAACATTCCACCTGCCCCGCCAGCTCCACCTCCTCCTCCACCCGCTCCACCTGCACCTCCACCACCAGGTGTAATGGCTCCAGAGGAAAAGCCCAAAACTCCTCCTCCAGTGTTTGagaaaaaaccaaaaaatcCTGTACAAGGTATTCCTTCGAAGGCCATCATGGATGCTGTTGCTCAGAGAAAAACAAGAATTGAGGCAGAGGGCATGAAAATTTCCAAAGGACCAAATAAAGAAGCACCAGTAAAAGATGGAAATGACCTCAGAAATAGAATGCTGGACAATACACACAGTGCAATATTGGCTGCTGTCGCCAAGAGAAGAGCTGTGCTGGAGGAGAAAGACTCTGAACACACTGTGGCTGATGAAATCGAGAACAGATTACAGAAAACCAAGAAACTGCAGTCTGCAAAATACTACTTCTCTAGTGAATCAATTCAAAAGAAGGACACAGAAAAGACAAACAAAGTAGGAACCAAGACTGAAACTAATGCTAAGGAAATTACTCCCACCATTGTCAAACCAACAACACCAACATCAATCTCACCTATTACAACAAAACCACCAAGTCCAGTTCCCAGTAAAAAGACCAAACCACCAAGTCCGGTTCCCAGTAAAAAGACCAAACCGCCTAGTCCGGTTCCCAGTAAAAAGACCAAACCGCCTAGTCCGGTTCCACCTAGGAAAATCAGTCCATCAATACCTGGAGCTAAAACTTTGCCAACAGCTACAAAAACAGCAAAACCAACAGCCACTAAAGCTACAGAGAAAACACAGACTGCACCAAAACCAATCTACATATCCTCCACAAAACCTCCCAGTCCAAAACTAAAAAAGGCACCCAGTCCTATTCCTGTCCAAAGTCGTGCACCAGAGACTAGTCCTGATAAAGCTAAAGCGACAAGCCATGAGAAATCTTCAACCGTAGGAGAAGGCAAGGGTgtagaaaaagatgaaaatgaagATCTTCTGGCCAAGGCAGAAAAAGTTAGACAGGACTGGCTGCAGAAGAAGTCTAGCAGTACTTCTCTCAAGTCTCCACGAGATGTTACAAGAAATCCTAGCAAGTTGAATTCTCCAAGAAGAACAACCTCCAAAGCTGGAGCAAAAACAGACAACTTGGACACCAAAGAGTCATCTGCTCCCAAAATGAATGGAATGACTCTTCCTCTGAATAAGGAGGAAAACAAAAGCACAAGTGTTCAAAGCAAACCCAGCAACTCGGCCAAGGGACTTGTTCAGGTTCAATCCGCAAAGTCCTCGGACAAGAGTGGCATCACACCAATGAAGACTTCAAAAGATTCGGAAGTCTTATTGAAAACTAAAAACATTAGAGATCGCATAGCAAATTTCGAAAAGGGAAAACCTGCTGTGAATGGAAAGTCAGATTCTGATTCTAAAATCCCTGTGCATGGTGTGACATTGGACAGTTCTATTACTGATAAGTCTCCTGCACTCCCCCCACCACCGGAGTTCGGGGATGCTGTACAGCTGGAAATCATTCCACCTCCCTCAGGGTTCAATCTTACAGACAATTTAGAATCACCAACTTACAGCTCTGCTTTCCATCATAGTGATTCTTCATCTGTGTCTACACTGTCTACTTTATCGGACGACCACATGGACAATAAAACCAAACATTCCTACGAAGATTTGATAGCTCCTCCCCCTCCTGGGTTTGATGACAACAGTGAGGACTCGGGTGTTATTCCTCCACCCCCAGACTTTGGGGAAAGCAAACCTGCaatgaaatcaaataataaaacttATAATAAGCCATTTTTGTCCAAGCCGCTCTCTGGCTGGCAATGTTTGGATGTACTAGATTGGCTCGATAGCATTCAAATGGCTCAGTATAAGAAAAGTTTTCAGCAACATTGTATTGACGGGAAAAAGCTGGGTGGACTACAACGCAATGACTATATTCAGTTAGGTGTGACTCAGGTCGGTCATCGAATGTCTATGGAACGAGCCATTAAGAAAGCCAGTAACATTATCACTGGCACACACTTGTGA
- the LOC125673635 gene encoding SH3 and multiple ankyrin repeat domains protein 2-like isoform X4, whose amino-acid sequence MTQKSTPDGTVSTEVNNNIKGHKKHPSSSFLSKFIALPQGLRVKSKGGESEGNLSPRRPVPVKALPSGGFINQPEELVEDLTEANNNVFIHLERCENNSSIPNSPLSQHSRNPSISSFTSSQDGSINSDLNWEGSQSSRRSGRYRKRSSSTPPDIGRQRSSPVDRRIGRLANQYYQAVLNNNSKNVNTGTSTNHNNDWSRQSNSSDTGISVDSDDSFDFGDIEDVDFGSSIIPHQSSTPLDKYHPSTPVTQTGSFSPSGVKTMMHPHYMTLPRNTKFQSDNVPHTVGLVKVDNSLRPMAYPNGTVPHRTAPYEKVMTAGGSLKMKSPGLVVYKPPPGDYIMMGDHSLHTGGAGSVPFKNQGVTDIHDLPNNRLGQPELSNLYKSRGLSSSMPTLLGNATPKEQKKFLKEVKKLEKEEKKRREKEEKRRIKEEKKKEKTLRKQKKYVNRTLPRNWVSGYVEKPIENVYYRRSQLQFSAVPIDFEDGPASHRSDPPPHAPPPPPPQTLQQGPSLKAQAFYNSAPDLLRLEKVYGATIRGQPKEYQDAHSITNGGFTLHRNMPNTHYYSEYAPRSVVLQKGPEGYGFVLRGAKSQTHATGELDFRPTAEFPALQYLDSVDPGSRADRVGLKTGDFILEINGENVVRASHDRVVQLIRHSGDTLALKVVTVKPLEKPDHWLQHHNGTMTLPNRGGPKRQAPQPPQRDPQTSLSVGKAQGKQYAEGMAELDQLDLALAEYEKQSVHSAVSSDQKTASIRSKHSAKRVSCVELDKIENPDSKAATTKGKGKDYMSPSEIRIQKYHHKKGANLERSSSTPSLVDKKTEAVYATPTVPSTEQNDMGHRRSSSGAAISHIYATPGERPRAPPPPPPAGTSTSSPKRPAPAPPTRPQAEIISISTDRRKSSLTSMTDSVHSVEKPASEYESSFRPGISAQLSTEPKISTLSLQQVKLRSHNRNSSQVSVQSTDSGESKRSEEKLGVTFAEDKVQDQAHLFLQKHPNAQLLVTTNIHAKNKDRKMSEPEPDYDSDENDAKVKSKVTVISVGGGVENSKKYTVKSDIPSGEGGMFIPPPPSEPAPKPPSQKPPSPLPKPAKQDIDIKLSLSTEKKDMEQSITKNVETSSVKSEETALSSSTVKFSEPEPRNIPPAPPAPPPPPPAPPAPPPPGVMAPEEKPKTPPPVFEKKPKNPVQGIPSKAIMDAVAQRKTRIEAEGMKISKGPNKEAPVKDGNDLRNRMLDNTHSAILAAVAKRRAVLEEKDSEHTVADEIENRLQKTKKLQSAKYYFSSESIQKKDTEKTNKVGTKTETNAKEITPTIVKPTTPTSISPITTKPPSPVPSKKTKPPSPVPSKKTKPPSPVPSKKTKPPSPVPPRKISPSIPGAKTLPTATKTAKPTATKATEKTQTAPKPIYISSTKPPSPKLKKAPSPIPVQSRAPETSPDKAKATSHEKSSTVGEGKGVEKDENEDLLAKAEKVRQDWLQKKSSSTSLKSPRDVTRNPSKLNSPRRTTSKAGAKTDNLDTKESSAPKMNGMTLPLNKEENKSTSVQSKPSNSAKGLVQVQSAKSSDKSGITPMKTSKDSEVLLKTKNIRDRIANFEKGKPAVNGKSDSDSKIPVHGVTLDSSITDKSPALPPPPEFGDAVQLEIIPPPSGFNLTDNLESPTYSSAFHHSDSSSVSTLSTLSDDHMDNKTKHSYEDLIAPPPPGFDDNSEDSGVIPPPPDFGESKPAMKSNNKTYNKPFLSKPLSGWQCLDVLDWLDSIQMAQYKKSFQQHCIDGKKLGGLQRNDYIQLGVTQVGHRMSMERAIKKASNIITGTHL is encoded by the exons ATGACTCAAAAATCCACGCCTGATGGCACAGTTTCTACTGAAGTGAATAACAATATAAAGGGACACAAGAAGCACCCGTCCAGTTCATTCCTCAGCAAGTTCATAGCTCTCCCGCAGGGTCTGAGGGTGAAGTCTAAAGGAGGAGAAAGTGAGGGAAACCTGAGCCCACGGAGACCGGTACCGGTGAAAGCATTGCCCTCTGGGGGCTTTATTAATCAGCCCGAGGAACTAGTGGAGGATTTAACTGAAGCAAATAATAATGTGTTTATTCATCTGGAACGTTGTGAAAATAATTCCAGCATACCAAATAGCCCATTAAGTCAACATAGCAGAAACCCAAGCATTTCGTCATTTACTAGTTCACAAGATGGCAGTATCAACTCGGACTTGAATTGGGAAGGATCACAGTCCTCACGCCGGTCAGGTAGATACAGGAAGCGCTCCTCATCGACCCCACCAGACATTGGCAGACAAAGGAGTTCACCTGTGGATAGGAGAATCGGTAGACTTGCCAATCAATACTACCAGGCTGTGTTAAACAACAACAGTAAGAATGTAAACACGGGGACTTCTACAAACCACAATAACGACTGGTCCAGGCAGTCTAACAGCAGCGATACAGGTATTTCTGTGGACAGTGACGATTCCTTTGATTTTGGTGACATAGAGGATGTAGATTTTGGTAGTAGTATCATCCCCCACCAAAGCAGCACGCCACTGGATAAATACCATCCATCAACACCTGTCACACAAACAGGCAGCTTTTCGCCTTCAGGGGTCAAAACCATGATGCATCCACATTACATGACATTGCCTAGGAATACTAAGTTTCAATCTGACAACGTCCCACATACAGTCGGTCTAGTCAAGGTGGACAATTCTCTCAGGCCTATGGCCTACCCCAATGGAACTGTCCCCCACAGAACTGCCCCCTACGAAAAAGTGATGACTGCCGGTGGTTCCCTGAAAATGAAGTCCCCCGGCCTGGTGGTGTACAAGCCACCCCCTGGTGATTATATTATGATGGGTGATCATTCTTTGCACACTGGAGGTGCTGGCAGTGTGCCATTTAAAAACCAAGGTGTAACTGATATTCACGACCTACCCAATAATCGACTGGGACAACCAGAGCTGTCTAACCTGTACAAGTCGCGGGGACTTTCGTCCAGTATGCCCACCTTACTGGGGAATGCTACCCCTAAGGAACAGAAAAAGTTCCTAAAGGAAGTAAAGAAGTTGGAAAAAGAGGAAAAGAAGAGGAgagagaaagaagaaaaaaggaGGATTaaggaagaaaagaaaaaggagAAAACTCTAAGAAAGCAGAAGAAATATGTGAACAGGACTTTACCGAGAAACTGGGTATCTGGGTATGTGGAGAAACCTATTGAAAATGTGTATTATAGACGGTCACAGTTGCAGTTCTCGGCAGTTCCTATTGATTTCGAGGATGGACCTGCAAGTCATAGGTCCGATCCGCCGCCCCATGCACCCCCTCCTCCCCCTCCCCAAACTTTACAGCAGGGGCCTAGTCTGAAAGCTCAGGCGTTCTATAACAGTGCTCCAGATCTGCTTCGTTTGGAGAAAGTGTATGGAGCTACCATTAGGGGACAACCAAAGGAATATCAGGATGCTCACAGCATTACAAATGGAGGATTTACTTTACACAGGAATATGCCTAACACACACTACTACAG TGAATATGCACCCAGATCAGTCGTGCTACAGAAGGGTCCGGAGGGTTACGGATTTGTGCTACGAGGAGCTAAAT CCCAGACCCATGCCACTGGGGAGCTGGACTTTCGACCAACAGCGGAATTCCCGGCGCTACAGTATCTGGACAGCGTGGACCCCGGGAGCAGGGCGGACAGGGTCGGACTGAAGACGGGCGATTTCATACTAGAG ATAAATGGAGAGAATGTGGTGCGGGCGTCACATGACCGGGTGGTGCAGCTGATACGTCACTCTGGGGACACCCTGGCCCTGAAGGTGGTAACTGTAAAACCCCTGGAGAAACCAGATCACTGGCTTCAGCACCACAATGGGACCATGACGCTCCCCAACAGGGGCGGACCCAAACGGCAAG cCCCACAACCTCCCCAGAGAGACCCACAGACTTCTCTGTCTGTCGGCAAAGCGCAGGGGAAACAGTACGCAGAGGGCATGGCTGAACTAG ACCAGCTAGACTTGGCTTTGGCAGAGTATGAGAAACAGAGTGTGCATTCTGCAGTGTCTTCAGATCAGAAGACGGCATCCATCAGGAGCAAACATTCTGCTAAACGTGTGTCGTGTGTTGAATTGGACAAGATTGAAAATCCAGACTCAAAGGCTGCAACGACTAAAGGCAAGGGTAAGGACTACATGAGTCCGTCTGAAATACGTATCCAAAAGTACCATCACAAAAAAGGAGCCAATCTGGAGCGATCAAGCAGCACTCCTAGTTTAGTGGACAAAAAGACGGAAGCAGTTTATGCAACGCCAACTGTGCCCTCCACTGAACAAAATGACATGGGGCACAGGCGGTCAAGTAGTGGTGCTGCTATCAGTCATATATACGCAACCCCAGGGGAGAGACCAAGggcaccccctccccctcctcctGCTGGGACATCCACTTCTAGTCCTAAAAGACCAGCCCCTGCTCCCCCAACAAGACCTCAGGcagaaatcatatcaatatCCACGGATAGAAGAAAATCTTCTCTCACCAGCATGACCGACAGTGTGCATTCTGTTGAGAAGCCTGCTTCAGAATACGAATCCAGTTTCCGACCTGGAATTTCTGCACAGTTGAGCACCGAACCAAAAATTTCAACTCTTTCACTGCAGCAGGTTAAACTGCGTTCTCACAATAGGAATTCCAGTCAAGTTTCTGTGCAATCTACTGATTCAGGGGAGAGTAAGCGCAGTGAGGAGAAATTGGGAGTCACGTTTGCAGAGGACAAAGTTCAAGACCAGGCCCATTTGTTCCTACAAAAACATCCGAATGCCCAACTGCTGGTAACAACAAATATACATGCCAAGAACAAAGACAGAAAAATGTCGGAACCAGAACCAGATTATGATAGTGATGAAAACGATGCTAAAGTGAAAAGTAAAGTGACAGTTATAAGTGTAGGTGGTGGGGTggaaaattccaaaaaatataCTGTGAAATCAGATATACCATCAGGGGAGGGGGGAATGTTTATACCTCCACCTCCTTCTGAACCAGCACCGAAACCTCCCAGTCAGAAACCGCCCTCACCTCTACCAAAACCAGCAAAACAAGACATTGATATCAAGCTAAGTCTTTCAACAGAGAAGAAAGATATGGAGCAGTCCATTACAAAAAATGTTGAAACTTCTTCAGTGAAATCAGAGGAGACTGCGTTGTCGTCCTCTACGGTGAAATTTTCAGAGCCAGAGCCACGGAACATTCCACCTGCCCCGCCAGCTCCACCTCCTCCTCCACCCGCTCCACCTGCACCTCCACCACCAGGTGTAATGGCTCCAGAGGAAAAGCCCAAAACTCCTCCTCCAGTGTTTGagaaaaaaccaaaaaatcCTGTACAAGGTATTCCTTCGAAGGCCATCATGGATGCTGTTGCTCAGAGAAAAACAAGAATTGAGGCAGAGGGCATGAAAATTTCCAAAGGACCAAATAAAGAAGCACCAGTAAAAGATGGAAATGACCTCAGAAATAGAATGCTGGACAATACACACAGTGCAATATTGGCTGCTGTCGCCAAGAGAAGAGCTGTGCTGGAGGAGAAAGACTCTGAACACACTGTGGCTGATGAAATCGAGAACAGATTACAGAAAACCAAGAAACTGCAGTCTGCAAAATACTACTTCTCTAGTGAATCAATTCAAAAGAAGGACACAGAAAAGACAAACAAAGTAGGAACCAAGACTGAAACTAATGCTAAGGAAATTACTCCCACCATTGTCAAACCAACAACACCAACATCAATCTCACCTATTACAACAAAACCACCAAGTCCAGTTCCCAGTAAAAAGACCAAACCACCAAGTCCGGTTCCCAGTAAAAAGACCAAACCGCCTAGTCCGGTTCCCAGTAAAAAGACCAAACCGCCTAGTCCGGTTCCACCTAGGAAAATCAGTCCATCAATACCTGGAGCTAAAACTTTGCCAACAGCTACAAAAACAGCAAAACCAACAGCCACTAAAGCTACAGAGAAAACACAGACTGCACCAAAACCAATCTACATATCCTCCACAAAACCTCCCAGTCCAAAACTAAAAAAGGCACCCAGTCCTATTCCTGTCCAAAGTCGTGCACCAGAGACTAGTCCTGATAAAGCTAAAGCGACAAGCCATGAGAAATCTTCAACCGTAGGAGAAGGCAAGGGTgtagaaaaagatgaaaatgaagATCTTCTGGCCAAGGCAGAAAAAGTTAGACAGGACTGGCTGCAGAAGAAGTCTAGCAGTACTTCTCTCAAGTCTCCACGAGATGTTACAAGAAATCCTAGCAAGTTGAATTCTCCAAGAAGAACAACCTCCAAAGCTGGAGCAAAAACAGACAACTTGGACACCAAAGAGTCATCTGCTCCCAAAATGAATGGAATGACTCTTCCTCTGAATAAGGAGGAAAACAAAAGCACAAGTGTTCAAAGCAAACCCAGCAACTCGGCCAAGGGACTTGTTCAGGTTCAATCCGCAAAGTCCTCGGACAAGAGTGGCATCACACCAATGAAGACTTCAAAAGATTCGGAAGTCTTATTGAAAACTAAAAACATTAGAGATCGCATAGCAAATTTCGAAAAGGGAAAACCTGCTGTGAATGGAAAGTCAGATTCTGATTCTAAAATCCCTGTGCATGGTGTGACATTGGACAGTTCTATTACTGATAAGTCTCCTGCACTCCCCCCACCACCGGAGTTCGGGGATGCTGTACAGCTGGAAATCATTCCACCTCCCTCAGGGTTCAATCTTACAGACAATTTAGAATCACCAACTTACAGCTCTGCTTTCCATCATAGTGATTCTTCATCTGTGTCTACACTGTCTACTTTATCGGACGACCACATGGACAATAAAACCAAACATTCCTACGAAGATTTGATAGCTCCTCCCCCTCCTGGGTTTGATGACAACAGTGAGGACTCGGGTGTTATTCCTCCACCCCCAGACTTTGGGGAAAGCAAACCTGCaatgaaatcaaataataaaacttATAATAAGCCATTTTTGTCCAAGCCGCTCTCTGGCTGGCAATGTTTGGATGTACTAGATTGGCTCGATAGCATTCAAATGGCTCAGTATAAGAAAAGTTTTCAGCAACATTGTATTGACGGGAAAAAGCTGGGTGGACTACAACGCAATGACTATATTCAGTTAGGTGTGACTCAGGTCGGTCATCGAATGTCTATGGAACGAGCCATTAAGAAAGCCAGTAACATTATCACTGGCACACACTTGTGA